A portion of the Pedobacter cryoconitis genome contains these proteins:
- a CDS encoding SusC/RagA family TonB-linked outer membrane protein: protein MKKLLQSLFMLMLFAIPAMAQQRTITGTVTGKEDGLPLPGVTVKVKGTTTGTSAAADGKYSIKVPANAKELEFLSLGYIPQTRAIGSGNVINVSLSADSKQLGEVVVTAMGVVKSKRSLGYATQTIKNDQLVDRGDANILNALQGKVAGVEITGASGSAGASTNIVLRGMSSFSGSNQPLFVVDGIPISNDLDQTVSTLYGNQPANRALDLDPNNIESINILQGPGAAALYGSRASNGAVVITTKKGSGGIGKLSIALNSAYGVQNVYGFPKLQNEYGQGASGLFNAISGNSLGPKFGTVPTLANGLIVAPGTSPYVNGVTYKPGDVIPYTNFANNINDFFAQGHTWDNNLSINSGDAKNYYSFSIGNSSTTGILPSSEFKKTNAAFSASSALSDKLTIAGSINYFNTLQNGATTQGNGAGSTIFGLYGVTRSTDLDYYENNYKKPDGSNNWYVPGRDNPFYAAHENTFTSNLTRFLGNVNVGYDVLDWLNVSYRIGLDTYTDRRKRYITIGSTQATGSGGAIQDDTFYRNELNGDLIVTAKKKDLFTDGLSATALLGQNFNQRIYQNVSASGLGLAIPGFTNVSNSTNFTNTTENDTKRRLLGYYTQLSFGYNNYLFLEATGRIDQSSTLPTNNNTYFYPSVSSSFVFSDAFDIKSDVFSLGKIRASIAKVGRDAAPYRIQDTYQNGTFGNNTASVSFPFGPIAGFGASNGIAAPDLKPEFTTSYEVGANFGFFKDRLTFDATFYSQGSKNQIVDVALPASSGYTSQTTNIGQLRNRGVELMVNGSAVRTKNVSWDISANFSKNDSKVIYIAPGVTSFQIAGSVFGGVIPSVYEGQPFGVIVGSKYQRSPSGELIVDPNTGLYNSSLNPNQIIANPNRQWTAGMTNTVRFKNFTFSGLVDFKKGGDIVSWTASTLRQNGSLEVTAVDREQPHILPGVIQNSDGTFRPNNIQIPGQTYWNGGFGGIGGGEFNVFDATTLRIREITLSYDLAGSVLKTKAIKNIRLTVYGRNLYYYAPNSPVDPELSTQGAGNIRGLELQSAPNTRNFGASLRVTF from the coding sequence ATGAAAAAACTTCTACAAAGTTTGTTCATGCTTATGCTTTTTGCAATTCCTGCAATGGCTCAGCAACGAACAATTACCGGTACAGTTACAGGCAAAGAAGATGGGTTGCCATTGCCAGGCGTAACTGTGAAGGTCAAAGGAACTACCACCGGAACAAGTGCTGCGGCAGACGGTAAATATTCCATCAAAGTACCTGCTAACGCAAAAGAATTAGAATTTTTGTCTTTAGGTTACATTCCTCAAACGAGAGCTATCGGCTCTGGAAATGTTATTAACGTATCTCTTTCTGCTGATTCAAAGCAATTGGGAGAAGTAGTTGTAACGGCTATGGGTGTAGTAAAAAGCAAGAGAAGTCTTGGGTATGCTACTCAAACAATTAAAAATGATCAGCTTGTTGACAGAGGTGACGCAAACATTTTGAATGCTTTGCAAGGAAAAGTTGCAGGTGTTGAGATTACCGGAGCCAGCGGTAGCGCAGGTGCATCTACAAACATTGTTTTACGTGGTATGTCTTCTTTTTCGGGAAGCAATCAACCATTATTTGTGGTAGATGGTATTCCAATCAGTAATGACCTGGATCAAACAGTAAGTACCTTATATGGTAACCAACCAGCAAACAGGGCTTTAGATTTAGATCCAAACAATATTGAATCGATCAACATCTTACAAGGACCAGGTGCTGCTGCATTATATGGCTCAAGAGCTTCCAATGGAGCAGTAGTCATCACTACTAAAAAAGGAAGTGGCGGAATTGGAAAATTATCTATTGCATTAAACAGCGCTTATGGTGTTCAAAATGTTTATGGTTTCCCTAAATTACAAAATGAGTATGGACAAGGGGCGAGTGGTTTGTTTAACGCAATTTCAGGTAACTCCTTAGGCCCAAAATTCGGAACTGTTCCAACTTTGGCAAATGGCTTAATCGTTGCACCAGGTACATCACCTTATGTTAACGGGGTTACTTATAAGCCAGGTGACGTTATTCCTTACACAAATTTCGCTAACAACATCAATGATTTCTTTGCACAAGGTCATACCTGGGATAATAATCTTTCGATAAACAGTGGAGATGCTAAAAACTATTATTCATTCTCTATAGGAAATTCAAGTACAACAGGGATCCTGCCGTCTTCGGAATTCAAAAAAACGAATGCTGCTTTTTCTGCATCGTCGGCTTTATCAGATAAGCTGACTATTGCTGGAAGTATTAATTATTTCAATACTTTACAAAACGGTGCAACTACTCAGGGTAACGGAGCAGGAAGTACAATCTTCGGTTTGTACGGCGTAACAAGAAGTACTGATCTTGATTATTATGAAAATAACTATAAAAAACCTGATGGTAGCAATAACTGGTATGTTCCAGGAAGAGATAACCCTTTTTATGCTGCACACGAAAACACATTTACAAGTAACCTGACCAGGTTTTTGGGAAATGTTAACGTTGGATATGATGTATTGGATTGGTTAAATGTAAGTTACAGAATTGGTCTGGATACTTATACTGATAGAAGAAAGCGTTATATTACAATTGGATCGACTCAGGCAACAGGTTCTGGCGGTGCAATCCAGGACGATACCTTTTATAGAAATGAGTTGAATGGAGATTTAATCGTTACGGCTAAGAAAAAAGATCTTTTCACAGACGGTTTAAGTGCTACAGCATTATTGGGTCAGAATTTTAACCAGAGAATTTATCAGAATGTATCCGCATCAGGATTAGGGCTTGCAATTCCTGGTTTCACGAATGTGAGTAATTCAACCAATTTTACGAATACTACTGAAAATGATACGAAGAGACGTCTTTTAGGCTATTACACTCAGCTTTCATTTGGTTATAACAACTATTTGTTTTTAGAGGCAACTGGCCGTATTGATCAATCTTCAACACTTCCTACAAATAATAATACATATTTCTATCCATCAGTTTCATCGAGTTTTGTTTTCAGTGATGCATTTGATATTAAATCTGATGTTTTTTCTTTAGGAAAAATTCGTGCTTCCATTGCTAAAGTGGGTAGAGATGCAGCTCCTTACAGGATTCAGGATACTTACCAGAACGGTACCTTCGGAAATAATACAGCTAGTGTTTCTTTCCCTTTTGGTCCAATTGCCGGATTCGGTGCAAGCAATGGAATTGCAGCTCCTGATTTGAAACCTGAATTTACTACTTCTTATGAAGTAGGTGCAAACTTTGGCTTTTTCAAAGACAGACTTACTTTTGATGCAACTTTCTACTCTCAGGGAAGTAAAAACCAGATTGTAGATGTGGCATTACCTGCTTCTTCAGGGTATACAAGCCAGACTACAAATATTGGTCAGTTGAGAAACAGAGGTGTTGAATTAATGGTGAACGGAAGTGCTGTAAGAACTAAAAATGTATCATGGGATATTTCAGCTAACTTCTCTAAAAATGATAGTAAAGTTATCTACATAGCACCGGGTGTTACTTCATTCCAGATTGCAGGTTCAGTTTTTGGTGGAGTTATCCCATCTGTTTATGAAGGCCAGCCTTTTGGTGTGATTGTGGGTAGTAAATATCAACGTAGTCCATCAGGTGAGTTAATCGTAGATCCAAATACTGGTTTATATAATTCTTCATTAAATCCTAATCAGATCATTGCTAATCCAAACAGACAATGGACTGCGGGTATGACTAATACTGTAAGGTTTAAAAACTTCACTTTCTCAGGATTAGTTGATTTCAAAAAAGGAGGAGATATCGTTTCCTGGACAGCATCTACTTTAAGACAGAATGGTTCTCTTGAGGTTACTGCTGTTGACCGTGAGCAACCACATATCCTGCCAGGTGTTATCCAGAACAGTGATGGTACTTTCAGACCGAATAATATTCAAATTCCTGGTCAGACTTACTGGAACGGTGGTTTTGGTGGAATTGGTGGTGGTGAATTCAACGTGTTTGATGCAACTACTTTGAGAATCAGAGAAATTACTTTAAGCTATGACCTTGCTGGAAGTGTTTTAAAAACAAAAGCTATTAAAAATATTCGTTTAACAGTTTATGGAAGAAATCTTTATTACTACGCGCCAAATAGCCCGGTTGATCCAGAGTTAAGTACTCAGGGAGCTGGAAATATTCGTGGTCTGGAACTGCAAAGCGCTCCAAACACCAGGAATTTTGGTGCTAGTTTAAGAGTTACTTTCTAA
- a CDS encoding SusD/RagB family nutrient-binding outer membrane lipoprotein, with the protein MSAKYIFNPKKLLLLVFIGVVGLSGCKKFLDVNQDPNKPSTADPNLLLPVSQVAVGTVVGNYFQVYGNIWGQYWTQGPSASQYRSIERYNDPNTAFDQVWNRIYTKALINAQLIIDSKVGGVEQTKGIAYLTKAYTFQLATDAFGDIPVGDALQTTNLSPKYIAQAAVYDSIFNYIDKGVALIGVANAVKPPGSQDVVFQGDMAQWKAFANTLKLKAYLRLTNIDPAKASAGIAALYATSPVFLTKDASIKYSSTGGNDNPLYSEIVGLGKPQNLVASATAVDQFVANNDPRVLQLYVPVAGTTTVTTLVQGTFAQFPTSVVSTPSALVGASPNNAQSALAPVKFISASESYFLQAEAVARGWATGDVNDLFAKGINASFVATGITDAAIAATYITTARDGQLALTAAASPEAKVKAIITQKYYALCGFQGFEAWSEYRRTGYPDFLIISKAAPAGTAVGPRRMLYPNSESVTNLNYPGTIALNVPVWWGKKN; encoded by the coding sequence ATGAGCGCAAAGTATATATTTAATCCTAAGAAGTTGTTGCTTCTTGTTTTTATTGGCGTGGTAGGTTTATCAGGCTGTAAAAAATTCTTAGACGTTAACCAGGATCCTAATAAACCAAGTACTGCAGATCCTAACTTATTGTTGCCTGTTTCACAGGTTGCTGTTGGTACAGTAGTCGGAAATTATTTCCAGGTTTATGGTAATATCTGGGGTCAATATTGGACACAAGGCCCTAGTGCGAGCCAGTATAGATCGATTGAGCGTTACAATGATCCAAATACGGCTTTCGATCAGGTATGGAACCGTATTTATACCAAAGCTTTAATCAATGCGCAACTAATTATTGATAGTAAAGTAGGTGGCGTTGAGCAGACAAAAGGTATCGCTTATTTAACTAAAGCATATACTTTCCAGCTTGCGACTGATGCGTTTGGCGATATTCCTGTTGGAGATGCATTACAAACTACTAATCTGTCACCTAAGTATATTGCTCAGGCTGCTGTTTATGATAGCATTTTCAATTACATAGATAAAGGAGTTGCTTTGATTGGCGTAGCGAATGCAGTTAAACCTCCGGGTTCTCAGGATGTGGTTTTCCAGGGTGATATGGCACAGTGGAAAGCTTTCGCTAATACTTTAAAACTTAAAGCTTATTTAAGGTTAACAAACATTGACCCTGCTAAAGCTAGCGCAGGTATAGCTGCATTATATGCAACCAGCCCTGTTTTCCTGACTAAGGATGCGTCAATTAAATATAGTTCTACTGGTGGTAACGATAACCCGCTTTATAGTGAGATCGTTGGTTTAGGTAAACCACAGAATCTTGTTGCGAGTGCAACAGCTGTGGATCAATTTGTTGCAAATAATGATCCAAGGGTTCTTCAGCTTTATGTTCCTGTTGCAGGAACGACTACTGTTACAACTTTAGTGCAAGGGACTTTTGCTCAATTTCCAACATCTGTTGTGTCGACTCCTTCTGCTTTGGTAGGTGCAAGTCCTAACAATGCACAATCAGCGCTTGCTCCTGTTAAGTTTATCTCTGCTTCGGAAAGTTATTTCTTGCAGGCAGAAGCTGTAGCAAGAGGATGGGCAACTGGTGATGTTAATGATTTATTTGCGAAAGGAATCAATGCAAGTTTTGTTGCGACCGGAATTACTGATGCTGCTATAGCTGCAACTTACATTACTACAGCAAGAGACGGACAATTAGCTTTAACCGCAGCAGCTTCGCCTGAGGCAAAAGTTAAAGCGATTATCACGCAGAAATATTATGCATTGTGTGGATTCCAGGGCTTTGAGGCTTGGTCTGAATATCGCAGAACAGGTTATCCTGATTTCCTGATCATTTCAAAAGCTGCGCCAGCGGGTACTGCTGTAGGGCCAAGAAGAATGCTTTATCCTAACAGTGAATCTGTTACTAACTTGAACTATCCTGGTACCATTGCTTTAAATGTTCCAGTTTGGTGGGGTAAAAAGAATTAA
- a CDS encoding S66 peptidase family protein, which translates to MNIQPPYLKRGDKIAIVCPAYKLKKSIAPAIALLETWGLQVIQGKSIHADHFQFAGDDELRTADFQRFLDDTAIKAILAARGGYGGIRIIDQLDFTGFHKNPKWIAGFSDTTALLSHIQAVFHTQSIHGQMPASFEAGTLLSLETLRKALFGEELCYTYTSTATNRPGKAEGVLIGGNLSMLVAMQGSVSEMDYADKLLFLEDVGEHEYAIDRMLRMLKRGGKLARLKGLIIGAFNEIEPQEIPFGQTPEELIMDIVREYDYPVCFNFPVGHIPDNHALIIGSTAVINVNDNEVTLSYQ; encoded by the coding sequence ATGAATATTCAACCTCCGTATTTAAAAAGGGGGGACAAGATTGCTATTGTCTGTCCTGCATATAAATTAAAAAAATCTATTGCTCCTGCAATTGCGCTGTTAGAGACCTGGGGACTCCAGGTTATCCAGGGAAAAAGTATCCATGCGGACCATTTTCAATTCGCAGGAGATGATGAGCTAAGGACAGCAGATTTTCAAAGGTTTCTGGATGACACAGCTATTAAAGCAATCCTTGCCGCAAGAGGTGGCTATGGAGGTATCCGGATTATTGATCAATTAGATTTTACCGGATTCCATAAAAATCCAAAATGGATAGCTGGCTTTAGTGACACAACCGCTTTACTTTCTCATATCCAGGCGGTATTTCATACCCAAAGTATTCACGGACAGATGCCCGCCTCATTCGAAGCCGGAACGCTCTTATCTTTAGAAACACTGAGAAAAGCTTTGTTTGGGGAAGAACTTTGCTATACCTATACCAGTACAGCCACAAATCGTCCGGGTAAAGCAGAGGGGGTTTTAATTGGCGGGAACCTGTCAATGTTAGTTGCCATGCAAGGTTCAGTTTCGGAAATGGATTATGCTGACAAGCTCTTATTTCTGGAAGATGTCGGTGAGCATGAATACGCCATAGACAGAATGTTACGCATGTTGAAACGCGGCGGGAAATTAGCACGTTTAAAGGGGTTAATTATTGGAGCGTTTAATGAGATCGAACCACAGGAGATCCCTTTTGGACAGACGCCAGAAGAGCTGATCATGGATATCGTCCGGGAATACGATTATCCCGTCTGCTTTAACTTCCCTGTCGGGCACATTCCGGACAACCACGCATTGATTATTGGAAGTACCGCTGTGATAAATGTAAATGACAATGAAGTAACCCTATCTTATCAATAA
- a CDS encoding SusC/RagA family TonB-linked outer membrane protein: protein MKKLILSLFLFLCVAVAAMAQDRTITGTVTGKDDGQPIPGVSVKIRGAQGGAQSGSDGKYAIKVPAGATGLEFSSLGYINQIVELKAGNVISVSLAADTKSLSEVVVTANSIKREKRTLGYSAPTIKNDELTSGGNPSAITSLTGKVAGVNITSSSNTPGSSSRIVLRGGSSINGNNQALIVIDGVPVDNSSITGGSAAGSGDDRSSVDFGNRGNDIAPDDIASVTVLKGPAAAALYGARASNGALIITTKSGAKGADKTSITFNTSNTFSSILKLPKFQNQYGQGYYAVGDDGDPLVTNGVQQYINDPRENGSWGAPFTGTVQPWGQQIDGVRQQKAYSAVKDNVKDFFKTGFATDNNLSFSGGSDKSTFYLGLNSLNSKGVFPGKSNDYNKYGVRFNGNTDFSNKFSAGVNFNYTNVASTNIGGGQGGSSVLNNVYQTPRDIDLSSLKDLSNKYNGYGYTGADGVVHDDLYGYYGAYTLNPYYVLQNFQNTDNISRVTGNFNIGYKPTTWLDVKERVGIDTYSDRRRIIAPKYSFNPADTGNMYDPDGNKQSNVGSYEIDQFNVTELVHDLMVTARHKFNDDFEGSLMLGNNIRQRSSNINQTATNTGGGLVVPDWYNLANSNGPINIMTDQISKRRLVGLYADLNLSYKNLIYLEATARNDWSSTLPPQNNSFFYPSVSGSFVFSELLKGSSVADWLTYGKVRASYAQVGNDTDPYQLATNYVRGNISSAFGGTTFPFNNVPGLMINSIIGNANLKPEKTSSFEVGTELGFFDNRFSVDFSYYKNKSKNQILPVPIPNSTGYGASVLNAGEVQNNGLELSLRGTPVKTTDITWEVYGTYTRNKSKVVSLLPGVDQVTIGGFGGMGIVAAVGKPYGEFYGVTNQTDAQGRTIVSKSSGLPLQTKSAQYLGSYNPDYQASLGTTFKYKQVSLSVLFDTKQGGKFFSRTKDILSFSGAAEITGGDRMGVIYPNSVYIENGASVVNTTATYNKQDYYTGSVAPGVNVIDASYIKLRSASIAYQFTKDQLRRSPFGALTVGLYGNNLFLWTAKENVYADPEINSSGASNAQGFDFTAQPSVRNYGINLKVSF, encoded by the coding sequence ATGAAAAAACTTATACTAAGTTTATTCTTGTTCCTATGCGTTGCAGTAGCTGCAATGGCTCAGGACAGAACAATAACTGGTACTGTGACAGGAAAGGATGACGGGCAGCCCATTCCTGGTGTCAGTGTAAAAATCAGAGGAGCTCAGGGTGGAGCACAATCTGGATCTGACGGAAAGTACGCAATCAAAGTTCCAGCAGGAGCTACAGGCCTTGAATTCAGCTCACTAGGGTATATTAATCAGATTGTTGAACTTAAAGCAGGTAATGTTATTAGTGTGAGCCTTGCAGCTGATACTAAATCATTAAGTGAAGTTGTCGTTACAGCAAACTCGATCAAAAGAGAAAAGAGAACATTAGGTTATTCTGCGCCAACTATTAAAAACGATGAATTGACATCGGGCGGGAATCCAAGTGCAATTACTTCTTTAACTGGTAAAGTAGCTGGGGTTAACATTACTTCGAGTTCAAATACTCCAGGTAGTTCATCACGTATCGTTCTTCGTGGTGGATCTTCTATTAATGGAAATAACCAGGCGCTGATTGTGATTGATGGTGTGCCTGTAGATAACTCGAGTATTACTGGTGGTAGTGCAGCTGGTAGTGGTGATGACAGATCAAGTGTTGACTTTGGTAACAGAGGAAATGATATTGCTCCTGATGACATCGCTTCGGTAACCGTATTAAAAGGCCCTGCTGCTGCGGCTCTTTATGGAGCACGTGCATCTAACGGTGCTTTGATTATTACTACAAAAAGTGGTGCTAAAGGTGCTGATAAAACTTCTATTACTTTTAACACTTCCAATACTTTCTCTTCAATTTTAAAATTGCCTAAATTCCAGAATCAATATGGACAAGGTTATTATGCAGTTGGTGATGATGGTGATCCTTTAGTTACTAATGGTGTTCAGCAATATATAAATGACCCAAGGGAAAATGGTAGCTGGGGAGCTCCTTTTACAGGAACTGTACAGCCTTGGGGACAACAGATTGACGGTGTTCGTCAGCAGAAGGCTTATTCAGCAGTTAAAGATAACGTTAAAGATTTCTTTAAAACTGGATTTGCTACAGATAACAATCTGAGTTTCTCTGGTGGTTCTGATAAGTCTACTTTCTATTTAGGTTTAAACTCACTGAATTCTAAAGGTGTTTTCCCTGGAAAAAGTAATGATTACAATAAGTATGGTGTAAGGTTTAACGGTAACACTGACTTCAGTAACAAATTTTCAGCAGGTGTTAACTTCAATTATACGAATGTTGCCAGTACCAATATTGGTGGTGGACAAGGTGGTTCTTCTGTATTGAATAACGTATATCAAACTCCTAGAGATATTGATTTGAGCAGCTTGAAAGATTTGAGTAACAAATATAATGGTTACGGATATACAGGTGCAGATGGCGTAGTTCATGATGATCTTTATGGTTATTATGGTGCTTATACACTGAATCCATATTATGTTTTACAAAATTTTCAAAATACTGACAATATCAGCCGTGTAACAGGAAATTTCAATATTGGTTATAAACCTACAACATGGTTAGACGTAAAAGAAAGAGTTGGTATTGATACTTATTCAGACCGACGCAGAATAATCGCTCCAAAATATAGCTTTAATCCAGCTGATACTGGTAATATGTACGATCCGGATGGTAATAAACAATCAAATGTTGGATCTTATGAAATAGATCAGTTTAATGTAACTGAATTAGTGCATGACTTAATGGTTACTGCACGTCATAAATTTAACGATGATTTTGAAGGATCATTAATGTTAGGTAATAATATCCGTCAAAGATCAAGCAACATTAATCAGACTGCTACAAATACTGGTGGTGGTTTAGTTGTTCCTGACTGGTATAACTTAGCAAACAGCAATGGCCCTATTAATATTATGACTGACCAGATCAGCAAAAGAAGATTAGTTGGTTTATATGCAGATTTAAATCTTTCTTACAAAAACTTAATTTATTTAGAAGCAACAGCCAGAAATGACTGGTCTTCAACATTGCCTCCACAAAATAACTCATTCTTCTACCCTAGTGTAAGTGGATCATTTGTTTTCTCTGAATTGCTGAAAGGTTCTTCAGTAGCAGACTGGTTGACTTATGGTAAAGTTCGTGCAAGTTATGCTCAGGTTGGTAATGATACTGATCCTTATCAATTAGCTACTAACTATGTTCGTGGAAACATTAGTAGTGCTTTCGGAGGTACAACTTTTCCTTTTAACAATGTACCAGGTTTAATGATTAACAGTATTATTGGAAATGCTAACCTTAAACCAGAAAAGACATCATCTTTCGAGGTGGGTACAGAATTAGGTTTCTTTGATAACCGTTTCTCAGTAGATTTCAGTTATTATAAAAACAAATCTAAAAATCAAATTTTACCAGTTCCTATTCCTAATTCTACAGGTTATGGTGCTAGTGTTTTAAATGCTGGAGAGGTCCAAAATAATGGTTTGGAGTTAAGCTTAAGAGGTACTCCCGTTAAAACAACTGACATCACCTGGGAAGTTTACGGAACTTATACTAGAAACAAAAGTAAAGTTGTTTCTCTTTTACCTGGAGTTGATCAGGTTACTATTGGTGGATTTGGTGGAATGGGTATTGTTGCCGCTGTTGGCAAACCTTATGGTGAATTCTATGGGGTTACTAACCAGACTGATGCTCAAGGCAGAACTATTGTAAGTAAATCAAGCGGTTTGCCTCTTCAAACTAAAAGTGCTCAATATTTAGGTAGTTACAATCCAGATTACCAAGCTTCATTGGGAACAACTTTTAAATACAAACAAGTATCATTAAGTGTGTTATTTGATACTAAACAGGGAGGTAAATTTTTCTCGAGAACTAAAGATATCTTAAGTTTCTCAGGAGCTGCTGAGATTACAGGTGGAGACAGAATGGGTGTGATCTATCCTAACTCTGTTTACATTGAAAACGGTGCTTCAGTTGTGAATACTACTGCAACTTATAACAAACAAGATTATTACACTGGTAGTGTTGCTCCTGGTGTAAACGTAATCGATGCTTCTTACATTAAACTACGTTCTGCAAGTATTGCTTATCAATTTACTAAAGATCAGTTAAGACGTAGTCCTTTTGGTGCATTAACTGTTGGATTATATGGTAACAACCTATTCTTATGGACAGCTAAAGAGAATGTATATGCAGATCCTGAAATCAACTCTTCTGGTGCTTCGAATGCACAAGGGTTTGACTTCACTGCACAGCCATCTGTAAGAAATTATGGTATCAATCTAAAAGTTTCATTTTAA